The following is a genomic window from Halobacterium sp. R2-5.
ACCGGAACCGCGACCGGGACCGCGACCGCGACCAGGGCGTCTCGCCGGGCGTCGTCGTCGCCGCGCTCGCCGCGGTGCTCGTGATCGCGGCGACCGCCGCCATGGTGGTGCCCGCGGGCACGCAGGAGTTCGGCGTGGTGAGCGCGGAGTTCGCGTCCGAGAACCCCACAGTCATCGAGCGCGGAGAGTCGGCGACGCTACCGTACACCGTGCCGAACGCCGGGCTCGTCCCGGTCGTCGCGTACGTTCAGCCGGCCAGCGACGGCGTGTCCGTGACGCCCGAGCGCGTCCACGTCGCCGGGCGCGGCGAAGCGACCGTCGACGTCACGCTGTCCGCGCCCGACGAGACCGGCTACTACCGGCGGTTCGTCACCGAAAACCGCTACCTCGCCGTGCTCCCGACCTCGGTCGTTGGCTCGCTGCACGGGGTCCATCCGTGGCTACCGATTCTCGTCATCGACGCCGCGCTCGCGGGCGGGATGGCGGCACTCGGGCTAGTCGTGCTCGGTGGACGCCGGGTGCGCGTGCGCAAGCGCGAGTCGCGCCACGACCGGTCGCTGTGGCGGCGCGCGCTCCGATACTTGCGGTGACGGGGATACGGTTGGTTCACCGACAGTTCTATACAACCGCGTTACACAGGGGGAGCCATGGGGGAGGGCACACGCTGGCTCAGGGCGCGAGCGATCGTATCGTCGTGGCTCCCCGTGCTGGTCGCAGCACTAGCAGTGCTCGCGGTCGCGGGCGGGTGGGCGATGTACACGGCCCACGCCGTTCCCGGAACCACCCAGGAGCAATCCGAACGGGTGCACTGGACGGTCTCAGGGGAGTTCCAGCACGGCGCCGACGTCACCCGCGAGAACCCGGTTTTCGACGTCGGGACGACGCTCGCGAACCGCTCGACGTACTTCACGGGCGCATCGCCGGAGCTCGACGGTCGGTACGTCGCGACGTACTCCGGCGTCGGCGCTCCCGCCGCGTCCATCGCTCTCAACGCCACGCTCGTCGTGCGCGCGGTCGGCGAAAACACCGTCTACTGGACCGACCGCACGCCGCTGGACGAGACGAGCGCCGACGCCGTGCAGTCCGGCGAATCAGCCAGCGTCGCCTTCTCGCTGAACGCCACGCGAATCGCGCAGCGGCAGTCCGAGATTCAGGACTCACTGGGGCAGACTCCCGGCGACGTTGAGGCGTTCGTCGCGGTCGATACGGCCGTCGATGGCACCGCCGACGGACAGCCTGCATCGCTGTCGCTCACGCACCGCCTCCCGGTCTCGGTCGACGGTGACACGTACACTGTCGGGCCCGCGGAGACCGGTAGCGAGCCCATGACGACGACCGAGACCGTGACTGTCACCAACGACTACGGGCCGCTGTGGACGATTGGCGGCCCGCTCCTCTTCCTCGGTGGCGTCGGCGGCCTCGCGGTACTCGGCGCCGGGCGGTCCCGGGACGCGTTCGCGCTGTCCCCCGAGGAGCGAGATCTGTTGGCGTTCCGCGACGACCGCGCGGAGTTCGACGAGTGGGTCGTCCGCGCCCGCCTCCCAGAAGCGGTCCGCGACCGCCCGCACGCAACTGCCGAATCCCTCTCGGACGTCGTGGACTTCGCCATCGACTCGGACACCGCGGTCGTCGA
Proteins encoded in this region:
- a CDS encoding signal peptidase I, encoding MSVRRALTLGAEAFVVLVVVALLVGQVLGTPVLLGYVETGSMEPTMEPGDGFVAIPTAIDGDVEEGDVIVFRAEELQGGGLTTHRVVGETERGYITRGDANPFTDQDGGEPPVKDAQVVAKALQVGGSVVVVPNLGTLVTGLQSAFADVQRQLAATTGTRALLGTQGIAYLLLGLSALLYVFDLFFASDGRDRNRDRDRDRDQGVSPGVVVAALAAVLVIAATAAMVVPAGTQEFGVVSAEFASENPTVIERGESATLPYTVPNAGLVPVVAYVQPASDGVSVTPERVHVAGRGEATVDVTLSAPDETGYYRRFVTENRYLAVLPTSVVGSLHGVHPWLPILVIDAALAGGMAALGLVVLGGRRVRVRKRESRHDRSLWRRALRYLR
- a CDS encoding DUF5305 domain-containing protein encodes the protein MGEGTRWLRARAIVSSWLPVLVAALAVLAVAGGWAMYTAHAVPGTTQEQSERVHWTVSGEFQHGADVTRENPVFDVGTTLANRSTYFTGASPELDGRYVATYSGVGAPAASIALNATLVVRAVGENTVYWTDRTPLDETSADAVQSGESASVAFSLNATRIAQRQSEIQDSLGQTPGDVEAFVAVDTAVDGTADGQPASLSLTHRLPVSVDGDTYTVGPAETGSEPMTTTETVTVTNDYGPLWTIGGPLLFLGGVGGLAVLGAGRSRDAFALSPEERDLLAFRDDRAEFDEWVVRARLPEAVRDRPHATAESLSDVVDFAIDSDTAVVEDSESGTFYVVADQLLVVYEPPVLARGHETSGGVAGLGLLESTDEQTDLVETSQDADGSVAESEETTDNSDDDADREESPRPQD